The genomic stretch ATGGCGTGCCCCGCCTGGAAGGCCTGCCAGACCGCGATAAAAGTGTGGCGCGCTGGGAATCCGCTTCCGGCAGACGGGCCGACAACCTTGAGTACTACGAAGTGTTCAGCGCCTTCAAATTGGCCAGCATCATGGCCCGCATCGGCACCGTATTCGGGCAGCGCGGCCTGCTGCCGAAGGGATTCCAGATGGATACGGACAATGGCGCCGCCAATGTACTGGCGATGCTCGGCGCCAAGCACGGCTACTGACGGCCGACGCCTGCCGCTGCGCTAGCGCAGCTTTGCCTCCGCGCGAATCAGGTCCGCCGCGCGCTCGGCGATCATGACCACGGGAGCGTGGGTGTTGCCCGAGGTCAGCGTCGGTATCACCGAGGCATCGACAACGCGCAAACGATCGACGCCGCGCACACGCAACTGCGGATCGACGACAGAGTCCGTATCGCTTCCCATGCGGCAGGTGCCGACTGGGTGATGCACGGTCACGCCGACATCCGCCGCGAAATCGAGCAATTGCTCGTCGCTACATGTCGCAGCACCGGGGTAAACCTCGGCGGCGACCAGCGCTCCCAACGCCGGCTGAGCGGCGACCCGCCGCGCGATCTTCATGCCCGCAAGGGTAAGCCCCCTGTCATGTTCGTTCGACAGGTAGTTGAAGAGGATGCCGGGAGCCGCAGCGATGTCTGGGCTCCGCAGGTGGACCTTGCCGCGCGCCTCGGGACGCAAGAGGCAGGGTGCCATGGTGAGGCCCGGAAACTTGTGCGGCTTCCTGTAAGCGACATCGCTTGGGTTCAGTTCGCCGGTCACGGGCAGGCAATGGAACTGTATGTCGGGCCGCGCCGAATCCGGCGAACTCCTGACGAAGGCGCCGACTTCGGCTCCAGGCAGCGTCATGGCTCCGCGCCGTGACGACAGGTAGCGCAGCACTTCCCAGACTAGCCTGATGCCCTGCAAACGATTGTTCAGACTCGGCACGCCGGACTTCAACCGCCACATCATCGGAATCAGGTAATGGTCCTGCAGATTCGCGCCCACCGACGGCCGGTCGAGCAGAACCGGAATGCCCTGCGCCTGCAGCGCGCCGGCCGGGCCGATGCCGGAGAGCATCAGCAGGCGCGGCGAGTCGATGGCCCCGGCGCTGAGCAGAACTTCGCGGACAGCCTGAGCCTGAACGACGTCCCTGCCCTGCCGGTATTCGACACCGGTCGCTACGCCATCCGTAATCAGCACCCTCGTGCTCAGGGCGCCGGTAATGACCGTTAGATTGGGCCGCTGCCGCACCGGATCGACGAAGGCCCGCGAGCAGGACCAACGCTCCCCGTTGCGCGTGTTGGCCTGGTAATAGCCGGCGCCTTCCTGGCTGGCACCATTGAAATCGGGGTTATGCGCAAAACCCGCTTCGACGAAGGCACGGATGGTGGAATCGCTGACGGGATGCTTGTCGACCAGATCCGACACGATGAGCGGACCGCCGACGCCGTGAAACTCGTTGCACAGGGTCTGCTGATCCTCCGACTTGAGAAAGTAGGGCAGGACGGAATTCCAGCCCCATCCGGCAGCACCGGCCGCCTCCCACTCGTCATAGTCTGCCGCCTGGCCGCGAACGTAGAGCATGCCATTGACCGTGGAGCAGCCGCCGAGGATACGGCCGCGCGGCAATAGCTGGCCGCGCTGATGGGTGCAGGGTTCGGGGTCGCTCTGGTACTGCCAGACATACTTGTCCATCAGGATCATCTTGCCCCAGCCGGCTGGCATGCGCGTCATCAGGTCGCCATCCTTGCCGCCTGCGTCGAGCAACAGAACGCACGCGCCCGGATCCTCGCTGAGCCGGTTGGCCAGCACGCAACCGGCGGAGCCGGCGCCGACGATGATGTAATCGAACTGCATGGCTTCCATGTGCTGTCTCCCGGCTGGCTTCAGATGCTGCGCGCGATGCGGTTGCCTGAATGAATGGCACCCTCAATGTAGCCGACAGCCGCGCCGTCGCCGGCCTGATACACCGGCACGCCGCCCGCGCCGAGCCGCCGCGCCACACTGTCGTCGGCCTGGGTGCCGATGGCCAGCACCACCGAGTCGGCGTCCAACGCGTGTTGAGCACCTTCGGCATCGGTATAGATCACCTGTTGTGACGTGATTTCCTGCACCGTTGCCTGCGCGATGAGTTGAACGCCATGCCTGCCGACATCATCCAGCACGCGCCAGCGCCGCACCAACGAAAATTCGCGGCCGAACTTCTCTCCCTTCTCGATAACAGTGACATCGCGCCCTCGCGCAGCAAGAAACTCGGCCAGTTCCAGTCCGACAAGTCCGCCACCGACGATCACAACGCGATTGCCAAGGGGCATCCACAGGTGCGAAAGTTTCTGCAGCGCCTGCTGACTGCCGGTTGCCCCGATCATGCCGCCGGCCTTGAACAGGGCTCGTTCGGCGAGGTTGAGCTTGTTCCTGGCGATCTCGTCGGCGCGATCGCCGGTGAGCAGCCGGCGCAACTCGTCGCCATTCCACACGTGCTTTGCGCCGACCCCGGAAAGGGCTGCGGCGCGCGCAAGGCGCCGGTAGCGACGATGATCGTCTCGGCTTTCAGGCTCGCCACCAGTGCCAGCGTTACCTCGGTGTTGAGGCGCACTTCGATGGGCAGGCTGCCCACCTGCGCCACCAGGTAGTCGAGCAACGGCGCGTTTTCGGGTGCCGCCAGGGCGGCGAAGAACAGCGTGCCGCCCAAGCGGTCGCTACGCTCGACCAGGGTGACGCGGTGGCCGCGCAGGGCGGCGACCCGTGCCGCCTCCATGCCGGCGGGTCCGCCGCCGACGACCAGCACGCGCTTGGGTGTGGCGGCAGGATTGATGGCGTCCTCGAATTCGTGACCGGTAAGCGGATTGACCGCGCACTTGACGCGTCGGTTGAAGAAGATCTCACTGACGCAGGTATAGCAATAGATGCAGGGTCGCACATCCTGCAGCCGCCCTGCGGCAAGCTTGTTGGGAAGATCCGGATCGGCGAGCAGCGGGCGCGCCATGGCCACGAAATCGCAATGACCGGCGGCCAGCGCCGCTTCGGCGGCCTCGGCATTGAGGCGTCCGGCGACGATCACCGGCACCGCGACCGCCGCCTTGATGGCCTGCGCATAACCGACAAAGCCGCCCGGCGTGTGCACCAGTGGCGCTTCGGTGAAGGCCGCGCCGGTGGTGATGCTGGCGTAGGCAGAAATGTTAACCGCTTGGGCACCGGCGGCCACTGCCAGCTTCGCCGCAGCTTGGGCGTCCACGATGCCGATGCCGCCCGGTGTGCGCAGTTCTTCGCCGTCGAGACGAAGCCAGAGTCCGAAGTCGGGACCGACGCGCTGGCGTATCGCGATCAGGATTTCGACCATCAGGCGAGCGCGATTTTCCAGACTGCCGCCATACTCGTCTTCGCGTTGGTTGTAATAGGGCGAGAGGAAGCCAGCAATGATGTAAGTGTGTGCGGCATGCACTTCCACAGCGTCAAAACCAGCCTCCTGCGCCCTCGCCGCGGCAGCAGCAAACCACTCAGTCATCTGCTGGATGTCGCCTTTGTCCATGACGTGAATCTGCGGCGGCCCCTTAATGCCAGAACGGAGAAAGCTTCGAGCTCGTCCTTGGTCACGGCCTTCATCATGTCACTGGGCTGCTGCTTCGGTATCGAGGGTAACCATAGTGGGCGACCCGCTACCATGTCACGCACTGCAGTCTTGCCGGCGTGCTGCAACTGCATGGCTATCTTGGCGCCGTGGCGGTGCGCACGCGCGGCCACTCCGCGCAGGCCGGGAATGTAATCGTCAGAGGAAACGCCTACTTGGTAGGGTTCGGCCGAGCCGGCCGGGTAGGCGACAGAGCAGACACCCATGATTAGGAGGCCTGCGCCGCCGACGGCGCGAGCCTCGTAGTAGGCCTGGATACGCTCGCCGCAGTAGCCGTCATCCTCGGCAAAATTGGAGCCCATCGGCGACATGACTATGCGATTGCGCAAGTCAAGCTTGCCGATGCGCCCCGGATTGACCAGATGCGGAAAGGATTGTGTAACACTCATGGTGGTGTGTGCGCTTGGGCGATTTGAAGGGTTGTCGTCAGCATTGTTTTGCCGAGCCGGTTCCGGCGAATCGTCCGTTTGGACGGTGCGGTTTGGCATGTACGCCGACTACAGTCGCCTCAATGTTGTCGAAACCATCTGTAGCGCCCCTCTCAACCGTTTCCGTGTTCATGCCCATGACTGCCAACCAAAAGGTCCTGACGCGTGTCGATGGTCACGTGGTGCACGTGACCATCAATCGCCCCGAACGCCATAACGCCATCGACAGCGAGACCAACTTTGCCCTCGAAGCTGCTATTTCGGCCTTCGCCGAGGACGACGACTTGTGGGTCGCGGTAATCCGCGGCGCTGGCGACAAGGCCTTTTGCGCCGGAGGCGACATCAAGGCTATGAACGCCGCGGCCGACGGAGGCGAGCCCTATCGCATCCCGCCGACCGGCTACGGCGGTCTCACCAGCCGCTTCGACCTGAACAAACCCGTAATCGCTGCGGTCAATGGCCTCGCAATGGGCGGCGGCTTCGAGATCGCGCTCGCTGCCGATATTGTCATCGCCGCCGAACATGCCGTGTTCGGCCTGCCCGAGCCCCTGATCGGTGTAGTCGCCTACGCCGGAGGGATGCACCGCCTGCCGCGCCAGATAGGCATGAAGCGGGCTATGGGCCTGCTCCTATCAGGTGACAGCGTGGACGCGCGCACCGCCCTCGACTGGGGCCTGGTTAATGAAGTTGTGCCCACGGCCGAACTCGACGATGCGGTATCGCGCTGGGCGCAGAAACTGTTGCGGGCCGCGCCGCTAGCCCTGCGCGCGACCAAGGAATGCGTGCGTAGCGGCCTTGACCTCAGTCTGGCCGAGGCCATAGCGCGCCAGGACAATGCGGGCTACGCGGCGCTTGAATCGATGCGTAGAAGCCGCGACACGCTGGAAGGCATCGCCGCCTTCGCCGAAAAGCGCTCGCCGCGCTGGACCGGTTCATGAGCGGCAGCATCGGGCCGCTGGTAGCCGCCGATGAGGGTTTCACCCACCAGATCGTCGACACCTTCGCCTCGGTGCAGCACAGCGATTACGCCTGGACAGAAAAGGTCTGCGGCATGGTGGCGGCGCGCGACGGTTCGCTGTCGATCGGCTTCGGCTTTGGCAAATACACCAATCGCGACGTGGTCGACGCCTACGGCGGCGTCTCGCGCGGCGTCGAGCAATGGACGGTGCGCGCCAGCCGCACGCTGTCCTCCCGGGTCGATGACATCAACGTCGGACCCTTGCGCTACGAGATCATCGAGCCGCTCAACAAGATCCGCGTCATCTTGGAAAAGAACGATGTGCAGCCCGTTGCCTTCGACCTCGTCCTCGAAGGCGTGGTGCCCTGCACAGTGGAAGAGCGCGAGGACCGGCGCACGCTCAACGGCTATCGCCACAGCGCCGATCAGATCCGCTATCACCAGACCGGCATCGCCCGCGGCTGGATCGAAGTGGATGGCGACCGCCGCGAGGTCAGCGCGGACGACTGGCTGATGACGCGCGACCACAGTTGGGGCGTGCGCCCCACCGTCGGCCTGCCGCTCGCCGACCTGCCGCCCGATCCGATGGACGGCGCCAACATGAAGGCGCTGGCACTGTGGAATCCACTGCTGTTGCAGAGCACTGCCGGCGACCGCTACGCCTTCATGCACTACTACCTGCTCTATACCGGAGCGGGATTCCGCCACCAGAAGATCCAGGGCGGCTTCGAGTTTGCCGACGGCCGGCGCGAGTTGCTGAGCGACATGCAGCCCAAGCTGCGCTTCGATCCGCGCAACAGGCGCTTCCTCGATGGCGAGTTCCATCTCACCATGAGCGACGGCCGCATGCGCCTGTTGACCGCTCGCGCCATGGGCGACACCGGCTTTCACCTCGGCGCCGGGCTCTACCTCGGCTTCGACGGCAGGCACCACGGCTCCTACCGTGGCAAGCTGCTGGTCGAGGGCGAGCATTTCAGCGATTGTTCGACGCCGGAGAGCGTCGCCCGCCTCAACCAGTTCCGCGATTGCCTGATCGTCGTCACCGACCACGAGACCGGCGCCACGGGTTGGGGCAATTGTCAATCCTACGTCTCGGGCGCCTGGCCCGAGTTCGGCCTGGAGGAGAAATAACATGCACTTTCTGCGCGCCATTGTCTTGCTGCTTGCGGTCCTGGCCACGGCTCACGCCGCCGACCGTCCCAACATCCTGGTGATCATGGCCGACGACATCGGTCCGACCAATGTTTCCGCCTACAGCCAGGGCCTGATGGGGCAGACGCCCAACATCGATCGCATCGCCCGCGAGGGAATGTTGTTCACCGACCACTACTCCGAACCCACTTGCACGCCGGGCCGCGCCGCCTTCATCACCGGCCAGTACCCGATACGTACGGGATTGACCACCGTCGGCCTGCCCAATTCGCCGGTCGGCATCGACAAGCGCGATCCGACCCTGGCCGAGGTCTTGAAGCCGCTCGGCTATGTTAGCGGCCAGTTCGGCAAGAACCACCTCGGCGACCGCGACGAGCACCTGCCGACGGCGCACGGCTTCGACGAGTTCTTCGGCAACCTCTACCACCTCAACGCCGAGGAGGAGCCTGAGCAGCTCGACTATCCGGCGAAGGAACTGGCCAAATACAAGCCGCGCGGCGTCATCGACGCCAAGGCCGGCCCGAACGGCTTTGTCCGCGACACCGGGCCGCTGACAAGCAAGCGCATGGAGAGCGTGGACGACAGGTTTGCCGCACGCACCATCGGCTTCATGGAGCGCGCGGTGAAGGAGAAGAAACCTTTCTTCGTCTGGCACAATCCCTCGCGCAATCACATCTACATCCACCCGCGGCCCGAATTCGTCACTGCGGCGGCCAGGATTCGTCGGAGGAGGACGTCTATCGCGCCGGCATGATCGAGCTCGACGGCCACGTCGGACAGATATTGAAGAAGCTCGACGATTTGGGTGTAGTGAAGAACACCATCGTCGTGTTTACCTCCGACAACGGCCCGATGACCTATCACTGGCCGCAAGCCGGTACCACGCCCTTCCACGGCGAAAAGGCCTCGACCTGGGAAGGCGGCGTGCGCGTACCCACCCTCATCCGCTGGCCCGGCAAGGTGCCTGCGGGCAGCACTTCCAACGGCATCCAGAGCCACCTCGACCTGTTTTCCACGCTGGCGGCCGCTGCCGGCGTCAAGGATGTCGCCGCCGATCTGCGGGCCAGCCACCACGTCTATATCGACGGCATCAACAACCTGTCGCACTGGCTGGGCCAAGGCCCCTCGCTGCGCGAAAACTACATCTACTACAACGAATCGACGCTCGCTGCCCTGCGCTGGCGGCAGTGGAAAGTCCACGCCAAGGAGAAGAACGGCTTCTTCGATTATTTCCGTGAGAGCTCGCTGATCTACAACCTGAAGATGGATCCTTTCGAGCAGCACGGAGGCCTACAGTCCAACGTACTGGCCCAAAAGAAAGCCTGGATCGGCGGCGTGATACGCGACATCATCACAGAACATGTCCGCTCGCTGCAGGAGTTCCCGCCGAGGCAGAAGGGCAACTCGCTGCGCGGCGGCATGGAACTCGTGAAGTAGGCGCACAGATTCGATTCGATGGCCTCGTCGCGTTGCTGCATGCCGTGGCTGCTCGCCGCGACACTGGCCTTACCGCTGCCGGCGCCGGCAGCCGACTACATCGACGAAGCCGCTTGCAGTAGTTGCCACCCGACGCAACAGCAGGCCTGGGCTGCATCGCAGCACGCCCGGGCGATGCAGCCGGCGACGCCGGCCACGGTGCTCGGCGATTTTTCCAGCGCGCGCTGGCGCCATGACGGCGTGACGTGGAGGGCCTATCGCCACGACGACAGGTACCTGATGAAGACAGACGGCAGCGACGGCAAGTCCGCCAGCTTCGAGATCAAGTACGCCTTCGGCCTCGAACCGCTGCAGCAGTACCTGGTCGAGTTGTCCGGCGGCCGCCTGCAAGCCCTGCGCCTGGCCTGGGATGTCAAGCAGCGCAAGTGGTTCCGGCTGTATCCGCAGCAAACGCATCTCGACCATCGCCACCCCCTGCACTGGACGCGCGCCGCGCAGAACGCCAATAGTAATTGCGCCGTCTGCCACACCACGGCCATGCGCAAGAACTACGTCGCGGACGGACGCCGCTTCGAGACGCGCTGGGCCAGCCTCGGAGTGGCTTGCCAGGCCTGCCATGGTCCCGCCTCAGCGCACATGGACTGGGCCAAATCAGAACCGCGATCTGCGGCTGACAAGGGTTTCGCCGCAGCCCTGGCCGGCCCGGCGCAACTCGACAGTTGCGCGCCCTGCCATGCCATGCGCACGCAATTACTGGCTGCGCCCGAACCCGGCGCACCGCTGTTGGACCAGTACCTGCCCATGCTGCTCGACGAGGGCCGCTATTGGCCCGACGGCCAGCAGCAGGATGAAGTGTTCATCTATGCCTCCTGGCTGCAGACGCGCATGCACGCCGCAGGAGTGCGCTGCAGCGATTGCCACGAAGTGCATGGCGGCAAGCTCAGACTGCCCGGCAACGCGGCCTGCGTCGCCTGCCACAATGCGACAGGGCCAAGCGCCGGCAGCCATGTGGATACGCGCGGCCTGCTGCGCAGGAACTACGACTCGGCACAGCACCACTTCCACCGGCCCGGCACCGCCGGCAGCGCCTGCGTCGATTGCCACGCGCCAACGACGACCTACATGGTGGTCGATCCGCGCCGCGACCACAGCTTCCGCATCCCGCGTCCCGACTTGACAGCGGCCATCGGCACGCCCAATGCCTGCAACGGCTGCCACAGCAAACGCGATGCAGGCTGGGCGCAGGCGCAGATCGCGCGCTGGTATGGCAGCTCCGCAACAAAGAAGCCGCACTACGGGCTGGCGCTGGCCGCCGGCCGCAATGCCACGCCCGGCGCCGCCGGCGGATTGCTGTCCCTGGCGGCCGACGCAACACAACCGGGGATCGTCCGCGCCACGGCGCTGAACCTGCTGCGCCGTTATCCCGGCCGGGAAGCCTGGGCTCTCTATCGCCAGTCCCTGGGCGATGTCGATCCGCTCGTGCGTCGCGTTGCCGCCCTCGGGCTGGAAGCCTTGCCGCCGCGCTACCGCATTGGGCCGCTGACGCCACTGCTGGAAGATCCGCGCCGAGCAGTGCGTATTGAGTCGGCTCGCCTGCTCGCCGCCGCTCCCCTGCCCGATTCGACTCGGTCGAGTTTCGAGCGCGCCTTGGGTGAGTATCTGGAGGCTCAACAGGAAGACGGGGAGCGGCCCACGGCCCAACTCGCCCTCGGCGATGTACATGCTGCGCGCGGCGACCTGGTCCGCGCCGAGGCGGCCTATCGCGTGGCCATCGCGCTCGAACCCGGCTTCGTCCCGGCGTATGTGAACCTCGCCGAACTCCTGCGCCTGGCCGGGCGCGAAGACGATGCGCAGCAGTTGCTGCGCACCGGCATGCTCGCGGCACCGGGCCAGGCGGGACTGTACGAGGCCCTAGCCCTTGCCCTGGTGCGCCGTGGCGACAAGCCCGCTGCACTGCACCCGCTGCAGCGGGCCACCCGGCTCGCCAACGCCTCGGCGCATACCTACTACCTTTACGCGCTCGCATTGCACGACAGCGGGCGCAAGCCCGAGGCACGGGCGACGCTGTCGGCAGCATTGCGCAAGCATTGCGGCGACCGCGACCTGCTGCTGATACAGGCCGCCTATCAGCGACAGGACGGCGACACGCCTGGCGCTGAACTGACGCTGGCCGGCCTGGCTGCCATCAATCCCACACGACCCGGCGCTGGGCCAGCGCCCCAGGAGACCAAACCATGATCAAATCCATCAGCCTGATCCGGCGCAAAGCCGACCCGACGCACGAGGAATTCAGGCGTCATTACGAGGAAGTGCATGCACCGCTGGCATTGACCTGCCTGCCCGGGCTGAGGAAATATGTGCGCAACTTCGTCGTCGGCGACGTGTTCGGCGCACCCGCCGATTTCGACGTGGTGTCGGAGTTCTGGTACGAAAGCGCAGACGACGTCAAGGCCAGCCTGGCGTTCTACCACTCCCCTGCGGGCCAGGTGCTGCGCGATGACGAATTCTTGTTCATGGACAAGGATTCAATCCGTGCCTGCCGCGTAGTCGAACACGGCGGAGAAGTCGCCTGATGCGCCCCACCGTGCTTATTACTGGCGCCAGTCGCGGCATAGGCAAGGCCACCGCCCTGGCTTACGCCCGCGCCGGTTACGATGTCGCCATCACCGCCCGCACCGAGGTCGAGGGCCAGCGCCACCAGCACAGCATCAGCGGCCGCGACGGTCAGGCCCTGCCCGGCAGTCTGGCGACGACGCTGCGCGACATCGAGGCCTGCGGGGTACGTGCCCTGGCTCTGCGCATGGACCTGCTCGAGCCGGCGTCGATAGACGCGGCGGCGGACGCCGCGCTCGAACAGTTTTCCCGCATCGACGTGCTGATCAACAACGCCATCTACCAGGGCAGCGATCTCAACGCTCGTTTTCTCGACCTCGATGCCGAAGTCCTGGCGCGCGTCTGGCAAGGCTACGTCGCCGGACCGGTGCGATTGACGCAACGGGTGCTGCAGCAGATGCTGAAGCAGGGAGGTGGTACGGTGATCAACGTCACTTCCGGCGCCGGCGAGACCGACCCGCCGCTGGCCGCCGGCCGCGGCGGCTGGGGCTATGCCTATGGCGCCGCCAAGGCGGCGGTGTCGCGCCTCTCCGGCTTGCTGGCCATCGAGCACGGCGATCAGGGCATCCGCGCCTACACCGTCAATCCGGGCGTGGTCAGCACCGAGGCACTGCACGCCACGCTCGGCGAAGACGGCGCCCTGTTCAAAAAGGTCGGTGCTGCACCGCCCGAGGTGCCGGCGCAGGTCATGCTTTGGCTCGCGACGAACAAGGACGCGCCAGCACACCAGCGCTGCACCATCAATGCCCAAACTTTCGCACTCCAACACAACATCGTTCCGGCCTGGCCAGGAGAACGGCGCAAACCATGAACAGAAGAGAATTCCTCTCCAACAGCGGCACCTGCTCGCTGCGGCCCAACTGCCCCGAAGCGCCCAGGCGCGCGCCCTGGCCTACGGCGACTACGCGAGCCACGACGCCGTCGGCCTGGCAGAACTGATCGCCTGCGGCGAAGTCAGCGCGGGCGAAGTACTCGAAGCGGCGATCGCCCGCGCCGAGGCCGTCAACGCCATCATCAACGCCATGGTGCTCAAGCACTACGAGCTGGCGCGTGCGGCCGTGAGCCAGCCTGCCCGCCGGGCCGTTGCGCGGCGTCCCGTTGCTTCTCGACGGCGGGGTACTGAGCTAAGCGCTCAAATCTGCTGGCGTTCCTCTGCCAGACTGGTGGCCCACCGGTAATTGGCCTTTCCGGCCGGTGAGCGCATCACCTCATCGACGAAATGCACGGCCTTGGGCACCTTGTAGCCGGCAATGTACTGGCGGCAGAATTCGCTGCGCGCCTCCTCGTCGGCCTTGACACCCGGGCGCAGGGCCACCACGGCCACCACCTTCTTGCCGAAGCGCGGATCGCTGGCACCGACCACAGGGCGTCGGCGACGGCGGGATGGCGATGCAGCACTTCCTCCACTTCCTCCGGGAAGATCTTTTCGCCGCCGCTGTTGATGCACTGAGAACCGCGACCTAGCACGACAATGTTGCGGTCCGCATCCCGCCTTGCCGTGTCCCCGGTAGCAGCGTAGCGCACGCCGTCGAGGCTGAAGAAGGTTCTGGCCGATTTCTCTTCGTCACCCCAGTAACCCACGGCGACATTGCCGCTACGCGCCAGCACGCCCTCCTCATCCGGTTCCGCAATCCGATCAAGAGTATGCGCCAAGATGACCAGATCAGGGCGCGCAACAATCTTGATGAAGCCTTCGCCGTTGTCCGGCTTGCTGCCGGCGCCCAGCGTACCGCTTTCGGACGACCCCATGCTGTCGGAAACCTTGGCATTGGGCAGCAGCGCCTGCAATTCCTCTTGCGCATGCTTCGAGAAAAGGCCCCCGCCTGAGCCGAAATGCACGATGCGCGACAGGTTCCAGCGGCCCGGATTGGTTTTCAGCGCGTCAAGCAGCGGAATGGCCATGGCATCGCCGACGACAGCGACGATGTTGACGGCCTCACGCGCCGCAAGATCCCAGACCTTCTCGGCATTGAACTCCACCTCTTCGCGCATCACCACGGTCTGGCCGGCGAGCAGCGCCACCAACGCCGCCCACATGGCGGCGCCGTGCATCATCGGCGCGATGGCCATGTAGCGCAAGGGAAGGCCATCCTTTGCCACCGGACCAATCTCCTCGGGTGATGAGATCGGTCCTTCCTTGCGATAGAAGCCGCCGCCGCCCAGGGCGCTGAAGAACAGGGCCTTGTGCGGCCACATCACGCCCTTAGGCATGCCCGTGGTGCCACCGGTGTAGAGCAGGGAAAGGTCTTCGCCGCTGCGCTGCGGAACATCGTAAGTGACGGATGTGGCAGCCAATGCGGCCTCGTAGGCCGGTCCGGAAATCAGTGCCTCCTTGACACTGGGGAACTCGGGCAGCAGCGGTTCGACCGTGCCGGCCAAAGCCGGTGAGTACAGCAAGGCGCTGAGACCGGCATTATCGTAGATGTAGCGTAGTTCGTCGGCGATGTAGCGGTAGTTGATATTGATCGGAATCGCGCGCAGCTTGCATGCGGCAAAGAATCCTTCCAGATACTCGCTGCCGTTGAACAATTGCAGACCTACGCGGTCGCCGGCGCACGCCTCTGGCCTGGAGGTGAGTGGCAAGCCGGTCGGCGCGCTCGTTGAGTTGGGCGTAGTTGAGGCGGCGTGAGCCGCACACTGCAGCTTCGCGCTCGGGTACGGCGGCCGCGACGAGCTCGAACAGATCCGCAAAGCTGTACGTGCGTTCAAGCGCCATCCTAGATACCTTTCAATGTGGCGAACTCCTGAAGCGGAGCACGTTCAGTGCGTAACCGGCTGACCGCATGTTGATGGTCGGCGTAGCCTAGGGCCAAGCCGCAGAAGAGCATCATGTTTTCCGGCAGGCCGACGAATTCGCCCACTGTCTTGTGCCAGAGCGTCCATGCTTCCTGCGGACAGCTGTGCAGGCCGGCTTCGCGAGCCAGCAGCATCAGGGTCTGGATGTACATGCCCTGATCCGACCACTGCGGCGGCCCCATCTGCTTGTCGAGGCAGAAGAACATCCCGACCGGTGCACCCCAGAACTGGAAGTTGCCGGCGATGAAGCCCAGGCGAGCAGCCTTGTCCTCACGCGCGATGCCCATCGATGCATACATATCCTCGGCGCACTTGGCACGGCGGGCGCGAAAGGGCTCTCCCAGATCGGGCGGATAGATGTCGTAACCGGGACCGTCGCCGCGCGGGTTGGCCTGCAGGCGTTCGCGCATCAACGCCTTGAAACGCAACATTTCTTCGCCGCCGAGCACGTACACATGCCAGGGCTGCAGATTGCCGCCGGAGGGGCTGCGCGCCGCAGCCGCCAGCAGGCGTCG from Betaproteobacteria bacterium encodes the following:
- a CDS encoding FAD-dependent oxidoreductase, coding for MIGATGSQQALQKLSHLWMPLGNRVVIVGGGLVGLELAEFLAARGRDVTVIEKGEKFGREFSLVRRWRVLDDVGRHGVQLIAQATVQEITSQQVIYTDAEGAQHALDADSVVLAIGTQADDSVARRLGAGGVPVYQAGDGAAVGYIEGAIHSGNRIARSI
- a CDS encoding tetratricopeptide repeat protein is translated as MPWLLAATLALPLPAPAADYIDEAACSSCHPTQQQAWAASQHARAMQPATPATVLGDFSSARWRHDGVTWRAYRHDDRYLMKTDGSDGKSASFEIKYAFGLEPLQQYLVELSGGRLQALRLAWDVKQRKWFRLYPQQTHLDHRHPLHWTRAAQNANSNCAVCHTTAMRKNYVADGRRFETRWASLGVACQACHGPASAHMDWAKSEPRSAADKGFAAALAGPAQLDSCAPCHAMRTQLLAAPEPGAPLLDQYLPMLLDEGRYWPDGQQQDEVFIYASWLQTRMHAAGVRCSDCHEVHGGKLRLPGNAACVACHNATGPSAGSHVDTRGLLRRNYDSAQHHFHRPGTAGSACVDCHAPTTTYMVVDPRRDHSFRIPRPDLTAAIGTPNACNGCHSKRDAGWAQAQIARWYGSSATKKPHYGLALAAGRNATPGAAGGLLSLAADATQPGIVRATALNLLRRYPGREAWALYRQSLGDVDPLVRRVAALGLEALPPRYRIGPLTPLLEDPRRAVRIESARLLAAAPLPDSTRSSFERALGEYLEAQQEDGERPTAQLALGDVHAARGDLVRAEAAYRVAIALEPGFVPAYVNLAELLRLAGREDDAQQLLRTGMLAAPGQAGLYEALALALVRRGDKPAALHPLQRATRLANASAHTYYLYALALHDSGRKPEARATLSAALRKHCGDRDLLLIQAAYQRQDGDTPGAELTLAGLAAINPTRPGAGPAPQETKP
- a CDS encoding enoyl-CoA hydratase/isomerase family protein, with amino-acid sequence MTANQKVLTRVDGHVVHVTINRPERHNAIDSETNFALEAAISAFAEDDDLWVAVIRGAGDKAFCAGGDIKAMNAAADGGEPYRIPPTGYGGLTSRFDLNKPVIAAVNGLAMGGGFEIALAADIVIAAEHAVFGLPEPLIGVVAYAGGMHRLPRQIGMKRAMGLLLSGDSVDARTALDWGLVNEVVPTAELDDAVSRWAQKLLRAAPLALRATKECVRSGLDLSLAEAIARQDNAGYAALESMRRSRDTLEGIAAFAEKRSPRWTGS
- a CDS encoding FAD-dependent oxidoreductase, coding for MDKGDIQQMTEWFAAAAARAQEAGFDAVEVHAAHTYIIAGFLSPYYNQREDEYGGSLENRARLMVEILIAIRQRVGPDFGLWLRLDGEELRTPGGIGIVDAQAAAKLAVAAGAQAVNISAYASITTGAAFTEAPLVHTPGGFVGYAQAIKAAVAVPVIVAGRLNAEAAEAALAAGHCDFVAMARPLLADPDLPNKLAAGRLQDVRPCIYCYTCVSEIFFNRRVKCAVNPLTGHEFEDAINPAATPKRVLVVGGGPAGMEAARVAALRGHRVTLVERSDRLGGTLFFAALAAPENAPLLDYLVAQVGSLPIEVRLNTEVTLALVASLKAETIIVATGALRAPQPFPGSAQSTCGMATSCAGCSPAIAPTRSPGTSSTSPNEPCSRPAA
- a CDS encoding EthD family reductase, producing the protein MIKSISLIRRKADPTHEEFRRHYEEVHAPLALTCLPGLRKYVRNFVVGDVFGAPADFDVVSEFWYESADDVKASLAFYHSPAGQVLRDDEFLFMDKDSIRACRVVEHGGEVA
- a CDS encoding GMC family oxidoreductase N-terminal domain-containing protein; its protein translation is MEAMQFDYIIVGAGSAGCVLANRLSEDPGACVLLLDAGGKDGDLMTRMPAGWGKMILMDKYVWQYQSDPEPCTHQRGQLLPRGRILGGCSTVNGMLYVRGQAADYDEWEAAGAAGWGWNSVLPYFLKSEDQQTLCNEFHGVGGPLIVSDLVDKHPVSDSTIRAFVEAGFAHNPDFNGASQEGAGYYQANTRNGERWSCSRAFVDPVRQRPNLTVITGALSTRVLITDGVATGVEYRQGRDVVQAQAVREVLLSAGAIDSPRLLMLSGIGPAGALQAQGIPVLLDRPSVGANLQDHYLIPMMWRLKSGVPSLNNRLQGIRLVWEVLRYLSSRRGAMTLPGAEVGAFVRSSPDSARPDIQFHCLPVTGELNPSDVAYRKPHKFPGLTMAPCLLRPEARGKVHLRSPDIAAAPGILFNYLSNEHDRGLTLAGMKIARRVAAQPALGALVAAEVYPGAATCSDEQLLDFAADVGVTVHHPVGTCRMGSDTDSVVDPQLRVRGVDRLRVVDASVIPTLTSGNTHAPVVMIAERAADLIRAEAKLR